The genomic region CAATCCAAGCGTCTATCCTGTACTCCATTTGGGGTCGCATGGACTTGTGGGTTTGGTGGTCTCGTGTGTTTAGTTTTCAAGGAGCGTTCCCGCGCTCTCGCGCGGTCTTTCGCGCCGCCTCGCGGGCGGCGAGAATGATACTATCACCCTCCCGGGCCCTGTGTCAAGGCGGATCGCGAAAAATTGTTGAGCGTGTGTGATAGGGTCACCGTGAGACTCCTCAGCTCGGAAGGGAAAAGGGAGTCGCTCACGCCGCATCCTTCGGGCCGCCGACCTCTCTCCTGTCCGCAAGCATCGTCCGCCCAAACGCCATCGTACCCGTCCTCGCGAGACGCGGGCCGGGCTGCTCTGGCAGACGGACGCGAGTACCGAATCTGTTCAGCCCCGCAGTTCCCCGTGCATGATGCGATCGACGACGCCACCGGGCGAAGGGACTGTCTTGCCCCACGAGTGCCTCGAGGGCTCATGGTGTCTTGGGCCCTGCCATCATGGCCAACGGTATTCCCGTCCCGCGCACGCGGATCGCTACGGTCCGCTCGTGCGAGCTGAGAGGACGCTTTCCCAGCATCACGAGCCCTTGCGCGGCAAGTTTTTTGAACACAAAGAAGGAGTCCACCTGTACATGAGAGAAAGAAGCTGGTATCCACAACCATTTCTAAGGGATGAAGGCCAACGTCTACAATCGACGAACATGTACGCAGCTTCACCGACGTCTGGAGAGTGATTTGCGGTTTCGTTACCAGTGTGGCCTCCCTTCACGGATCTGTTCCGTCGGTCTCGACCCTAAGCCACGTCTTTCGGACCATCGCGGACGAAGGGATTGCGGCGACGTGATTTGCCGAGTTGGTTGTCGACTATCCGATTGGCATGGCTGCGCGTTCAGCGTCGAACTACGGAATGATCGTGAAGAGACACATCGATGAGGACGTCCTTCGATATCCGAATCCCCATCGCGGCTGAAGGAATGTTTGGCGCTTGTCGACCTGCATGTGCGGGATATCAACAAAATGAAGGCGCATGTGTACATCAACGCCGTAGTACGCTTGACATCGGCTCTGGAGATAGGCCGGGCAAATGGCATCGAGGAAGTGGCTGCCGTCTCGTTCCGAGTGACGAAGATCCGCGCGGCCAGGATCAGCTTGTCCGTGCGCCTCCCCCCATCCAACTGCCCATTCATGACCCGCGGCTTCTCGCGTTCGCCCGTCCGCTTGAACGCTCCCTCTTCGGGCGCAAACGCGAAAGCGCGCCGAAGCAGGGCCGACGTCCTGTTCTTCAGCGCGCGTCCAATTTTCGACGGTCTCAAACGCGAGACCGCATCACCAGCTCAAAGCTCATTCGAAGGCCTCAAAAGTGCTGTCCTCATGAAGGATACGACATCAGCTCAGCCTTTGCTGCCGTGATAATAATCCAACAGGCAATCTTGAACCCATCGCTTGTTCTCCGTGTCGGCAAACTCGCGCTTGCCCTCCATGTCCGCACTCGTACGCAGCTGGTCCGTGAACATCGTGTCGTGCACGTCGCTATTTTTCATCGGATGGCTCCTTGTCACCTTGACCACTCCCCTGGGTTTGTGTTGTATGTGATGTACAACAAATGATGTATAACAGTTTTGCTTTAAGCTCATTGTATTAGTTACACCATAAAAAGTCCAGAGATTTTTCACCCAATTTCGAATCGAAGTCTGCGTCCACGTGGACTGGCTTTCACAAGCGGAATTCCCGCCTCATGGAGAAACGGATGGGGACGTCGTGGTCGACCTTCGACCGTGCAGGGGACAACAGCGTGCAGTTCATGGCGCGCTCTTGTCATGGCTACGTAAATCAGGCGCCTTTCTTCATCCGCGTCGGCAAGATTCACGTCGTGCGAGACCGCCATATCCAAGACGATTACGACATCCCACTCTTTTCCCTTGCTGTCGTGAAACGTGCGGAACTCCATCCGATTTGCCATCACACGCCATTCCGTCCCGCACAACTGTTGTAGTGCAGCCCATGCAGCCGCGAGCTGATTGCGCGTGCGGGCGAGGCAGGCGACCGAATACCCGCGCCGCACCGCCGAAGTCAACAAGCCGTGCGCAAGCACCCATTGCTCGGTTCTGTCCGTTACCTCGTACGCTTGGCAGACGCCCTCCGCATCTCGAACACCCCGCAGCGGCTTGTGCACCCGCGTCTTGACGTGATGAATGAGCTGTGCGGCGTGACGCAAAATGCTCCGATCGGACCGGAAATTCAGCGTGAGAAGATGCTGACGCGCGTAAGGCAAGGCCTCGACAGCGCGCTGAAGAAACTCCGGCGAAGCGCCGCGAAAACCATAGATGGATTGGTCGTCGTCGCCAACCACAAAGCCGAGCGCTTCGTTGCGGGCTAGCAGAGAAGTGAGAAGGTTCCACTGCACTAGGTTTGTATCTTGAAATTCATCGACGAGTATGTAACGCGCCTGGAACAGGCGGATGGATGGGTCACACGGCTGTTGAAACAAATCGAGGGAAGCGAGCAGAATGTCGTCATGATCCCAGCGTCGGCTTGCACGCTTTCTGAGAGCATAGGCCTGCAGAATTTTTCGCGTCGGCGCGTCGATGTCTGGCACTTGTCCACCGACCATTCGGCTGTGAAGCGTGAGATAAGATTGGAGTTCGTAAGCACTTACCGCGCGCCGTTCTCCAAGAACCTCGCACACTGCATCGGCCATCAGCGCATACTGGTCGCGCTGCGTCAGCACGGGATACACCGGCCTGTCGGCTTCGAGCAATGCCCGAAAAAAGACCGCGTGAAATGTGCCCATCGCGCACGACTCAACGTCTTCGGGTCGAAGCTCTTTGTGGGCGCGCAACTTTTGCCGCATGTGTTCCGCTGCCTGTCGAGTGAACGTCATGGCGAGAATGCGCTGCGCCGGGATGAGCCGCGCGGCGATGAT from Alicyclobacillus vulcanalis harbors:
- a CDS encoding UvrD-helicase domain-containing protein; its protein translation is MWTEEQWAVIEPKRMSSVVVAAPGSGKTTVMTEHMAQIIAARLIPAQRILAMTFTRQAAEHMRQKLRAHKELRPEDVESCAMGTFHAVFFRALLEADRPVYPVLTQRDQYALMADAVCEVLGERRAVSAYELQSYLTLHSRMVGGQVPDIDAPTRKILQAYALRKRASRRWDHDDILLASLDLFQQPCDPSIRLFQARYILVDEFQDTNLVQWNLLTSLLARNEALGFVVGDDDQSIYGFRGASPEFLQRAVEALPYARQHLLTLNFRSDRSILRHAAQLIHHVKTRVHKPLRGVRDAEGVCQAYEVTDRTEQWVLAHGLLTSAVRRGYSVACLARTRNQLAAAWAALQQLCGTEWRVMANRMEFRTFHDSKGKEWDVVIVLDMAVSHDVNLADADEERRLIYVAMTRARHELHAVVPCTVEGRPRRPHPFLHEAGIPLVKASPRGRRLRFEIG